In Halovivax gelatinilyticus, the following are encoded in one genomic region:
- a CDS encoding amphi-Trp domain-containing protein, giving the protein MVERTDDARELGRKNVAALLRDLADEFERGGERISVPVGNKTVTLNPPDEFTTEVEVLERSGVFRGAQERVRIDLRWKPADAREEAPREAAPDQPES; this is encoded by the coding sequence ATGGTCGAACGAACGGACGACGCGCGCGAACTCGGGCGAAAGAACGTCGCTGCACTGTTGCGCGACCTCGCCGACGAGTTCGAGCGCGGCGGCGAGCGAATTTCCGTCCCGGTAGGGAACAAGACCGTGACGTTGAATCCACCCGACGAGTTCACGACCGAGGTCGAGGTCCTCGAACGATCGGGCGTCTTTCGCGGCGCGCAGGAACGGGTTCGAATAGATCTGCGCTGGAAGCCGGCGGACGCCAGGGAGGAAGCGCCGCGCGAGGCGGCTCCTGATCAGCCCGAATCCTGA
- the aglJ gene encoding S-layer glycoprotein N-glycosyltransferase AglJ: MNQEVVDDRGSPRAERSASLSKSSVCVLLPTLDEAATIGDVIDSFRRRGYENVLVVDGGSTDGTREIAADRGVRVMTQSGTGKGQAVREAVERIDVPYVLMLDGDGTYDPDDAERMLEPLAEGSEHVIGDRFADMEDGAMTRLNRFGNRVINRAFETIHGEPYVDILSGYRAFTTDSFEQCGLTADGFTIETELAVECVKQGIDTTVVPVSYAERPDESETNLHPIRDGGRIIVALYSLARTSNPLFYFGTLGVGSIIAGGLVATYVLYQWVAYGIGHNILALVSAAAILLGVQLLMFGVLSDMIVSLHRDQRRRLERFGESVRARERHHVDEETLSLDDSSDVTPAAPSEYASDDERDRS, encoded by the coding sequence ATGAACCAGGAGGTCGTCGACGATCGCGGATCTCCACGCGCCGAGCGATCGGCGTCTCTCTCGAAATCGTCGGTTTGCGTGTTGCTTCCGACGCTCGACGAAGCGGCGACGATCGGCGACGTCATCGATTCGTTCAGACGCCGCGGTTACGAGAACGTCCTCGTCGTCGACGGCGGCTCGACCGACGGAACGCGCGAGATCGCCGCCGATCGCGGCGTGCGGGTGATGACCCAGTCAGGAACCGGCAAGGGCCAGGCCGTGCGGGAGGCGGTCGAACGCATCGACGTTCCGTACGTCCTGATGCTCGACGGCGACGGAACGTACGACCCGGACGACGCAGAGCGGATGCTCGAGCCGCTCGCAGAGGGCTCCGAACACGTCATCGGCGATCGATTCGCCGACATGGAAGACGGGGCGATGACGCGGCTCAACCGGTTCGGCAACCGCGTGATCAACCGAGCCTTCGAGACGATCCACGGCGAACCGTACGTCGACATCCTCTCGGGCTATCGCGCCTTTACGACCGATTCGTTCGAGCAGTGTGGACTGACGGCCGACGGCTTCACCATCGAGACCGAACTCGCCGTCGAGTGCGTAAAGCAGGGAATCGACACGACGGTCGTCCCGGTCAGTTACGCCGAGCGACCGGACGAGTCGGAGACCAACCTCCATCCGATTCGCGACGGCGGTCGGATCATCGTCGCGCTGTACTCACTCGCGCGAACGAGCAATCCGCTCTTTTACTTCGGTACCCTCGGCGTCGGGAGCATCATCGCCGGCGGGCTCGTCGCGACGTACGTCCTCTACCAGTGGGTCGCCTACGGAATCGGACACAACATCCTGGCGCTGGTCTCCGCGGCGGCGATCCTTCTCGGGGTGCAGTTGCTGATGTTCGGCGTCCTCTCGGACATGATCGTCTCGCTCCACCGCGATCAGCGACGCCGGCTGGAACGGTTCGGTGAATCGGTCCGGGCGCGAGAGCGCCACCACGTCGACGAAGAAACGCTCTCGCTCGACGATTCGAGCGACGTGACGCCCGCCGCCCCCTCGGAGTACGCATCGGACGACGAGCGCGACCGATCCTGA
- a CDS encoding ribbon-helix-helix domain-containing protein produces MTEYTTVSIPKELAGRVEETIEGTSFTSTSDLVRFLLRSIVIQHQRSGELTEAQFEEITDQLRTLGYLE; encoded by the coding sequence ATGACCGAGTACACGACCGTTTCGATCCCGAAGGAGCTGGCCGGCCGGGTCGAGGAGACGATCGAAGGGACGAGTTTCACCTCGACGAGCGACCTGGTTCGCTTTCTGCTTCGCAGCATCGTCATCCAGCACCAGCGCTCGGGCGAACTCACCGAAGCCCAGTTCGAGGAGATTACCGATCAGCTCCGGACGCTGGGGTATCTGGAGTGA